Sequence from the Amycolatopsis sp. NBC_00345 genome:
AGCCGACTCCCGGCCGCGGCGCTGCGCCAGGCCCCGACGCCGTTCTTCGCGCTGGTCGCGGCCGCGACGGCCGGGATCAGGCTCCGCCTGCGCACGGCGGCGACCACGCTGGAGCTGGCGACCGTCCTGACCCGCGCCGCGGTGCCGGGCGTCGGCACGCTGCCCGCCGTATTCGACCTGTTCGTCGATGGCGACCGGGTCGCGCGGGTCCCGGCAGAGGGCGGCGCGGTGATCGGGCTCGAGGCCCCCGCTTCGGGCAGCGACGACGATGCCCGGCAGGTCATCCGGTTCGCGGGCCTGGCGGCGCGGGAGAAGGACGTCGAGATCTGGCTGCCGCACACCGCGCTCTGCGACGTGCACTCCGTCCGCGCCGACGCCCCGCTGATCGAGCCGCCGCCGTCGACCGCGCCGCGCTGGATCCACTACGGCTCGTCGATCAGCCACTGCATCGAGGCCGAAGGGCCCAGCGACACCTGGCCCGCGGCGGCCGCGCGCGCGACCGGGCTCGACCACGTGAACCTCGGCTTCGCCGGCAACGCCATGCTGGACCCGTTCGTCGCGCGGGCCATCCGCGACCAGTCCGCCGACGTGATCAGCCTGAAGATCGGCGCGAACATCGCCGAGCAGGCCACCATGCGCGTGCGCACCTTCCTGCCCGCGGTGCACGGTTTCCTCGACACGATCCGCGAGACGCACCCGGACACGCCCGTCATCGTCCTTTCGCCGATCATCTCCCCGGTCATGGAGGAGCTCGGCGGCCCGGTGGTGTACGACGGCGGCGTGACTAGGACGCTCGGCACCCGCCTCGACCTCGAACACGGTGCGCTGAACCTGCGGATCGTCCGGGAGCTGCTGGCGGAGCTGGTCGCCGCGCGTGTGGCCGAGGGCGAGGCGCTCACCTACGTCGACGGCCGCGAGCTGCTCGGCGAGCCCGAAGACCTCCACGACGGCATTCACCCGAGCGCGCCCGCGTACCTGCGGATGGGCGCGCGGTTCGCGAAAGTGCTTACGGGCCAGGGTTTCGGCCAGTCATGACGACCGCGGCACCGGGCGGACCCGGTGCCGCGGGGCTCTCTCAAGAGGGGATCAGCCGCGGGCCCACTTCTGGTTGCCGTCGCCCGAGCAGGTCCAGATCTGCAACGGTGTGCTGTCGGCCGTTCCCGCGTCCTTGGCGTCCAGGCAGGTGCCGGACGCGACGTTGACGACCGTTCCGTCCCCGTGGACCCGCCACTGCTGGGTGGCGCTGTTGTCGCAGCCTTCGATCTCCACGCCGGTGCCGTCCGTGGTCGTCCCGCCGATGAGGTCGAGGCATTTGCTGTCATAAACCGTCAACTGGTTGGCGCCGTTGGACGTCCAGGTCTGGTTGTCGGAGCCGAAGCAGTCCCACAGCGCGGGCTGGGCGCCGTCGTCGCGGCTGGCCGCGGGCACGTCCA
This genomic interval carries:
- a CDS encoding SGNH/GDSL hydrolase family protein gives rise to the protein MIETPLPSPLVRIEGAAEVLPVDGGVRPSRLPAAALRQAPTPFFALVAAATAGIRLRLRTAATTLELATVLTRAAVPGVGTLPAVFDLFVDGDRVARVPAEGGAVIGLEAPASGSDDDARQVIRFAGLAAREKDVEIWLPHTALCDVHSVRADAPLIEPPPSTAPRWIHYGSSISHCIEAEGPSDTWPAAAARATGLDHVNLGFAGNAMLDPFVARAIRDQSADVISLKIGANIAEQATMRVRTFLPAVHGFLDTIRETHPDTPVIVLSPIISPVMEELGGPVVYDGGVTRTLGTRLDLEHGALNLRIVRELLAELVAARVAEGEALTYVDGRELLGEPEDLHDGIHPSAPAYLRMGARFAKVLTGQGFGQS